ACCCCTCTATATTCGCAGGTTTACCGGCTTCAACCACTTCCGCAATATACCTGAAGCTATCCGGCTGTGTTCCATCAAGGTCATATAAATCATACATCTTAGCCAAATCCCCACTTGACAGTGATTGCCCGTTCAAGCGGTGTTTATCAGGATCTTTTGCGATTGCAGCATTGCCCCGCCCCAGGAAACGAGGTGTCTCTGAAATAGCGAAATGTGGATCTTTCTTTATTCCGTCCTGCCAGTTTTCCTCTGTAACGTCAAACTCCTCCAGCATGATTTCCGAGCGCATCCAACCGGGAGTAACAGATAGGGCTGTGCATTCATATGGTGACAATTCATGTGACAGGGCTTTTGCCATTCGAATAACCGAGCTTTTCGACAGATCATAAAAGAACGGCTGACGATACATGCTGTTGTTAAATTCCTCGGTACCGTCCGTCACCTCAATGACAAGTCCTCCCTTATTCTTGATAAGCAAGGGCAGTGTGTAATGGCTAGTCACGATATGTGTGTCAATTGCCAGTCGCAGTATCCGCATGCCTTTTTCCAAATCATGCTCCCAAACGGGTTTCCCCCATTCGACCAGATACTCG
The genomic region above belongs to Virgibacillus doumboii and contains:
- a CDS encoding SDR family oxidoreductase, whose translation is MNSLAGRVALVAGGTRGAGRGIAMELGAAGATVIVTGRTTRNETSEYGRPETIEETAELVNELGGTGIAMKVDHLEYDQVKALIDQIEAEYGRLDILVNDIWGSEYLVEWGKPVWEHDLEKGMRILRLAIDTHIVTSHYTLPLLIKNKGGLVIEVTDGTEEFNNSMYRQPFFYDLSKSSVIRMAKALSHELSPYECTALSVTPGWMRSEIMLEEFDVTEENWQDGIKKDPHFAISETPRFLGRGNAAIAKDPDKHRLNGQSLSSGDLAKMYDLYDLDGTQPDSFRYIAEVVEAGKPANIEGYK